One Cryptosporangium aurantiacum DNA window includes the following coding sequences:
- a CDS encoding ATP-binding protein — protein sequence MSTDCEPTVQLDVEHEPIPAATAQVRGRVRALLAQWRIGGTAAEDILLVVHEMVANVIDHARTPFRLAVQLCGSFVRVSVHDASRRPLVVRAFDPEATRGRGLPLIAAISERWGCSQQSDGKTVWAAIPV from the coding sequence ATGAGTACCGATTGTGAACCGACGGTCCAACTGGACGTAGAGCACGAACCGATCCCCGCAGCGACCGCACAGGTGCGCGGCCGAGTCCGCGCGCTGCTGGCCCAGTGGCGCATCGGCGGCACGGCCGCCGAGGACATCCTGCTCGTCGTGCACGAGATGGTCGCGAACGTGATCGACCACGCCCGGACGCCGTTCCGCCTCGCGGTGCAGCTCTGCGGCTCGTTCGTCCGGGTCTCGGTGCACGACGCCAGCCGGCGGCCGCTCGTCGTCCGGGCGTTCGATCCGGAAGCCACCCGGGGGCGCGGGCTGCCGCTGATCGCCGCGATCTCGGAGCGCTGGGGGTGTTCTCAGCAGTCGGACGGCAAGACGGTCTGGGCTGCGATTCCGGTGTAG
- a CDS encoding MBL fold metallo-hydrolase: MGAPTVTEVAAGVHFVEGDAVNWVVLTDGDALTLIDAGYPADVDAVRQSLDLIGCRPDQIAAVLITHGHVDHIGSLPALLNGSTPVYLSQPEVRHVHGEYREQATPIDVVRNLHRPGYLGWSLYLARSGALKHVTLPAAAPFPSDGPLNVPGRPIPVPTPGHTSGHTCYLLPDAGVILTGDTLVTGHPTSRIEGPQLLAPIFHHDRQRTVEALDTLEALDADIVLPGHGPVYRGSIREAAAQARERAA, translated from the coding sequence ATGGGCGCACCGACGGTCACCGAGGTCGCGGCGGGCGTGCACTTCGTCGAGGGTGATGCGGTCAACTGGGTGGTGCTGACCGACGGCGACGCGCTCACGCTGATCGACGCCGGGTACCCCGCCGACGTCGACGCGGTGCGCCAGTCGCTCGACCTGATCGGCTGCCGGCCCGACCAGATCGCCGCCGTGCTGATCACCCACGGGCACGTCGACCACATCGGTTCGCTGCCCGCGCTGCTCAACGGATCAACGCCGGTCTACCTGTCGCAGCCCGAGGTCCGGCACGTGCACGGCGAGTACCGCGAACAGGCCACCCCGATCGACGTCGTCCGCAACCTGCACCGGCCCGGTTACCTCGGCTGGTCGCTGTACCTGGCGCGGTCCGGCGCCCTGAAGCACGTCACGCTGCCGGCCGCGGCCCCCTTCCCGTCGGACGGGCCGCTGAACGTGCCCGGCCGGCCGATTCCGGTGCCGACGCCGGGCCACACCTCCGGTCACACCTGCTACCTGCTGCCGGACGCGGGCGTGATCCTCACCGGCGACACGCTGGTCACCGGCCATCCGACGTCCCGGATCGAGGGCCCGCAACTGCTGGCGCCGATCTTCCACCACGACCGGCAGCGCACGGTGGAGGCGCTGGACACGCTCGAAGCGCTGGACGCCGACATCGTCCTGCCCGGCCACGGCCCGGTGTACCGCGGCTCGATCCGCGAGGCCGCCGCACAGGCTCGCGAGCGCGCGGCCTAG
- a CDS encoding M16 family metallopeptidase, whose protein sequence is MIKETEVDGVPTLIAPVSGQMHAGLVFRVGYADEVLARAGITHVVEHLALFRTGQADYHYNGRTGAATTEFHLRGSEQDVVAFLTGVCEALSALPFERLEVEKQVLRTEQAGKSPSPSEVLALWRYGARGFGLAGYPEYGVPNLTPDEIRHWVGTWFTRENAGLWIAGDGVPAGLRLPLPSGRRWAPPPVTSALPVTPAFFQAPMNGTAFDAVVPRGPAAMVYAEVLQRELFRELRQADGLSYTTAAGYTAHPHDTAIVTAIADALPEKQSAVLGGMVDALHTLAVGRIEQTEVDAVIAAAQGDLQHPDAAAASLSGLVTNLLTGRPIHSPEERTAQLGAVTLDEVRAVAAQALRTGLLLVPEDHTADWAGYAVAPITSETVVEGGAYPVIDDPNDRFVIGPAGVSRVIGDQAATVRYTECAAMLVWPDGGRQLVGHDGMRVAVEPTMIAADPGLLHHIGAGLPPHLVVRLPPRDPSTIPRPAPPTPDPPPEKRGGLLRRRKS, encoded by the coding sequence GTGATCAAGGAAACCGAGGTCGACGGCGTTCCGACGCTGATCGCGCCGGTGTCGGGGCAGATGCACGCGGGGCTGGTGTTCCGCGTCGGCTACGCGGACGAGGTCCTCGCTCGCGCCGGGATCACCCACGTGGTCGAGCACCTCGCGCTGTTCCGGACCGGGCAGGCCGACTACCACTACAACGGACGCACCGGCGCCGCGACCACCGAGTTCCACCTGCGCGGCAGCGAGCAGGACGTGGTCGCGTTCCTCACCGGGGTGTGCGAGGCGCTCTCCGCGCTACCGTTCGAACGGCTGGAGGTGGAGAAGCAGGTCCTGCGGACCGAGCAGGCGGGCAAGTCGCCCTCGCCGTCGGAGGTGCTCGCGCTCTGGCGGTACGGGGCGCGTGGCTTCGGACTGGCCGGCTACCCGGAGTACGGCGTCCCGAACCTCACCCCGGACGAGATCCGGCACTGGGTGGGAACCTGGTTCACCCGGGAGAACGCCGGGCTGTGGATCGCCGGTGACGGCGTCCCGGCCGGTCTGCGCCTGCCCCTGCCGAGCGGACGACGCTGGGCGCCGCCGCCGGTCACGTCCGCACTGCCGGTCACGCCCGCGTTCTTCCAGGCCCCGATGAACGGCACCGCGTTCGACGCGGTCGTCCCCCGCGGCCCGGCCGCGATGGTCTACGCCGAGGTGCTGCAGCGCGAGCTGTTCCGCGAGTTACGCCAGGCCGACGGCCTCTCGTACACCACGGCCGCCGGGTACACCGCCCATCCGCACGACACCGCGATCGTGACCGCGATCGCCGACGCGCTGCCGGAGAAGCAGAGTGCGGTTCTCGGGGGAATGGTCGACGCGCTGCACACGCTCGCCGTCGGCCGGATCGAGCAGACCGAGGTGGACGCGGTGATCGCCGCCGCGCAGGGCGACCTGCAGCATCCGGACGCCGCCGCCGCGTCGCTCTCCGGGCTGGTCACGAACCTGCTCACCGGACGTCCGATCCACTCACCGGAGGAGCGCACGGCTCAGCTCGGCGCCGTGACGCTGGACGAGGTGCGGGCGGTCGCGGCGCAGGCGCTGCGCACCGGGCTGCTGCTGGTGCCGGAGGACCACACCGCGGACTGGGCCGGCTACGCGGTCGCGCCGATCACCTCCGAGACCGTCGTCGAGGGCGGCGCCTACCCGGTGATCGACGACCCGAACGATCGGTTCGTCATCGGCCCGGCCGGCGTCAGCCGCGTCATCGGCGACCAGGCGGCGACCGTCCGGTACACGGAGTGCGCCGCGATGCTGGTCTGGCCGGACGGCGGTCGGCAACTGGTCGGGCACGACGGCATGCGGGTCGCGGTCGAACCGACGATGATCGCGGCCGACCCCGGCTTGCTGCACCACATCGGCGCCGGCCTACCGCCGCACCTCGTGGTCCGGCTCCCCCCGCGCGACCCGTCGACGATTCCCCGGCCGGCGCCGCCCACGCCGGACCCGCCGCCGGAGAAGCGTGGCGGCCTGCTCCGCCGCCGGAAAAGCTAG